From the Leptotrichia sp. oral taxon 221 genome, one window contains:
- a CDS encoding RluA family pseudouridine synthase: MKKFRIEKEHQRMKISQYLREVQNYSGRSLRNVEVFLNGKQVRLTKKLPSHGNLKVVEKKKGTDIKPIKLPIDIVFEDEDILVVNKEPFLLTHPTQKKVDFTLANGIVNHFLEKYGEVRVPRFYNRLDMNTSGLIIIAKNSFAQAFLQNFSIFEKKYLAIVNGIIDDEEISRIKDELVKDGENHKIQDFEKENLKAEVEKVNFGKMKKYDEIEKIENNSNFENKDNKIGENINFDSKKENNNLNLESKSNFENINFKINKNIDFDSKNTKYNLNLKDKNDFNNEILEKNGTNKIIIERRIFRDGDNLERIIDERGQYAKTAVKVLKTYPEKNVTLVECELFTGRTHQIRVHLKSIGHTIVGDELYGNGLNKELGINRQFLHAYKVKFTHPASKEEVELEIPIFTDMKDFLEK; encoded by the coding sequence TTGAAAAAATTTAGGATTGAGAAGGAACATCAGAGAATGAAAATTTCCCAGTATTTGCGAGAAGTGCAGAATTATTCGGGGAGAAGTTTGAGAAATGTGGAAGTTTTTTTGAATGGGAAGCAAGTTAGGCTTACGAAAAAATTGCCGTCACATGGAAATTTGAAGGTTGTGGAGAAGAAGAAAGGGACTGATATTAAGCCGATTAAATTGCCGATTGATATTGTGTTTGAAGATGAAGATATTTTGGTTGTGAATAAGGAGCCGTTTTTGTTGACACATCCGACACAGAAAAAGGTTGATTTTACTTTGGCAAATGGGATTGTGAATCATTTTTTGGAAAAATATGGTGAAGTAAGAGTGCCACGATTTTATAACAGACTCGATATGAATACATCTGGATTGATTATTATTGCTAAAAACAGTTTTGCACAGGCGTTTTTGCAAAACTTTTCGATTTTTGAGAAAAAATATTTGGCGATTGTGAATGGAATTATTGATGATGAAGAAATTTCTAGAATTAAAGATGAATTGGTAAAAGATGGGGAAAATCATAAAATTCAGGATTTTGAGAAAGAAAATTTGAAAGCTGAAGTTGAAAAAGTTAATTTTGGAAAAATGAAAAAGTATGATGAAATTGAGAAAATTGAAAATAATTCAAATTTTGAAAATAAAGATAACAAAATTGGAGAAAATATAAATTTTGACAGTAAAAAAGAAAATAATAATTTAAATCTGGAAAGTAAAAGCAATTTTGAAAATATAAATTTTAAAATAAATAAAAATATAGATTTTGACAGCAAAAATACAAAATATAATTTAAATTTGAAAGATAAAAATGATTTTAATAATGAAATTTTGGAAAAAAATGGAACAAATAAAATAATTATCGAAAGACGGATTTTTCGAGATGGCGATAATTTGGAGAGAATTATTGACGAGAGAGGTCAGTATGCGAAAACGGCTGTAAAAGTGTTGAAAACTTATCCTGAAAAAAATGTGACGCTTGTGGAATGTGAGCTTTTTACGGGAAGAACACATCAAATTCGTGTGCATTTGAAATCAATTGGGCATACAATTGTTGGGGATGAGCTTTATGGAAATGGCTTAAATAAAGAGCTTGGGATAAATAGACAATTTTTACATGCTTACAAGGTAAAATTTACACATCCTGCGAGTAAAGAGGAAGTTGAATTGGAAATACCTATTTTTACTGATATGAAAGACTTTTTAGAAAAATAA
- a CDS encoding MATE family efflux transporter: protein MKKFNFSVDLINDSILKSLLIFSIPILVSNIFQQLYNMADIAIVGHTLGDNSLAAIGASAAIFELIFGFALGIGNGLSMVAARSYGANNKNLLKKSVAGSIVIGLMVTIAVMILSRFILMPLLKILHTPENIINEAFEYINIITMFIGVTFSYNLSSGLLRAIGNSFMSLVFLVIASILNIFLDIYFITSLKMGIGGAAVATVIAQAISVILSVIYIYIKEPILIPRKKHFRFDAKLYRELLGQGISMGLMIAIVLTGSLILQYAINGFGYLIIAGHTSARKLMGFCNIPLTTMALALATFVSQNKGADRVDRIRKGVFYANLMDIFFAIGITIFVYLFSKNMIHLMSGSNSEVVLYNGSTYLKIASPFFTILGVLFNLRYALQALGEKVIPLVSSIIEFFGKIIFVIFIVPKLGYFGVMICEPLIWIVMTGQLAWAFYGNEYIREKNWNNKKTGHC from the coding sequence ATGAAAAAATTTAATTTTTCTGTTGATTTAATAAACGACAGCATTTTGAAATCACTATTGATTTTTTCAATACCAATTTTAGTGTCAAATATTTTTCAGCAACTTTACAATATGGCGGACATTGCTATTGTTGGACATACTTTAGGAGACAATTCACTTGCAGCAATTGGGGCCTCAGCAGCAATTTTTGAGCTAATTTTTGGTTTTGCGCTTGGAATTGGGAATGGGCTTAGTATGGTTGCAGCTAGAAGTTACGGAGCGAATAATAAAAATCTTTTGAAAAAATCGGTTGCAGGTTCGATTGTTATTGGACTTATGGTAACAATTGCCGTGATGATTTTATCAAGATTTATTTTAATGCCGTTGCTAAAAATTTTACACACACCTGAAAATATCATAAATGAAGCATTTGAATACATAAATATTATAACAATGTTCATAGGAGTAACTTTTTCCTATAACTTGTCATCAGGACTTTTGAGAGCAATCGGAAACAGTTTTATGTCGCTTGTATTTTTAGTAATTGCCTCAATTTTGAATATTTTTCTTGATATTTATTTCATAACTTCCTTAAAAATGGGAATTGGTGGTGCTGCAGTCGCAACTGTTATCGCACAAGCAATATCTGTAATTTTAAGCGTAATTTATATTTACATAAAAGAACCAATTTTAATCCCAAGAAAAAAACATTTCCGATTCGACGCAAAATTATACAGAGAATTGCTCGGACAAGGAATCTCAATGGGATTAATGATTGCAATTGTATTAACAGGATCACTAATTTTACAATACGCAATAAACGGATTTGGCTATTTAATTATCGCTGGACACACTTCGGCAAGGAAATTAATGGGATTTTGCAACATTCCACTAACAACAATGGCACTTGCACTAGCAACCTTCGTTTCTCAAAATAAAGGAGCCGACAGAGTTGACAGAATACGAAAAGGTGTATTTTACGCAAACCTAATGGACATCTTTTTTGCAATCGGAATCACAATTTTCGTTTACCTATTTTCAAAAAATATGATTCACCTAATGTCTGGCTCAAACTCCGAAGTAGTCCTCTATAACGGTTCAACCTACCTAAAAATCGCCTCGCCATTTTTCACAATATTAGGCGTTTTATTCAACTTAAGATACGCTCTGCAAGCTTTAGGAGAAAAAGTGATCCCCCTAGTTTCCAGTATAATTGAATTTTTCGGGAAAATAATCTTTGTAATTTTTATTGTGCCAAAGTTGGGGTATTTTGGTGTAATGATTTGTGAGCCGCTGATTTGGATTGTGATGACTGGGCAGTTGGCTTGGGCGTTTTATGGGAATGAGTATATTAGGGAAAAAAACTGGAATAATAAAAAAACAGGGCATTGTTAA
- a CDS encoding SDR family oxidoreductase has product MKTKYTVITGSSSGIGKAVALKFAERNKNLILIARRKNLLEDLKNEILKKNPNLDIIVIDFDLTDVGKIPELYSKFNNYHIETLINNAGFGMYGDVKKQPLNKISDMLHLNVEALTLLSSLYVKDYHNEKGSQLINISSAGGYTIVPNGIVYCATKFYVNAFTEGLALELKQNNAQLKAKVLAPAATKTNFGNVATGKTDFDYDKSYPNYHTSEEMADFLIQLYKSDKTVGYISRETFEFNLSDEFFQNAFSSKNNVKF; this is encoded by the coding sequence ATGAAAACAAAATATACTGTTATAACAGGATCAAGTTCGGGAATAGGAAAGGCTGTGGCTCTAAAATTTGCAGAAAGAAATAAAAATCTTATTCTGATTGCACGAAGAAAGAATTTACTAGAAGACCTAAAAAACGAAATTTTGAAGAAAAATCCTAATTTAGACATTATTGTAATAGATTTTGACTTAACTGATGTCGGTAAAATCCCTGAACTATATTCAAAATTTAACAATTATCACATTGAAACTTTAATAAATAATGCAGGTTTTGGAATGTATGGCGATGTAAAAAAGCAGCCTTTAAATAAAATTTCAGATATGCTTCATCTCAATGTAGAAGCATTAACTTTGTTATCTTCCTTATATGTCAAAGATTACCACAACGAAAAAGGCTCTCAATTAATCAATATCTCCTCAGCAGGAGGCTACACAATCGTTCCGAACGGAATTGTCTACTGTGCCACAAAATTTTACGTAAACGCCTTCACAGAAGGACTTGCACTAGAATTAAAGCAAAATAACGCACAATTAAAAGCAAAAGTCCTAGCACCCGCTGCAACCAAAACTAACTTTGGAAATGTCGCAACTGGTAAAACTGATTTTGATTATGATAAATCTTATCCAAACTATCATACATCCGAAGAAATGGCAGATTTTCTCATTCAACTTTACAAAAGCGACAAAACTGTCGGTTATATCAGCCGTGAAACTTTTGAATTTAACTTATCCGATGAATTTTTTCAAAATGCGTTTAGTTCTAAAAATAATGTAAAATTTTAA
- a CDS encoding MerR family transcriptional regulator — translation MQIKEFSEKTGLTPYTIRFYEKKDLFRVKRDEKNRRIYDETDIEWIKMLKRLKDMGMKLSEIKKYSDLRYEGNGTIKERMKILTNHKKYINIEIEKWQKHLQNLDDKLEIYENYLKSIFEK, via the coding sequence ATGCAAATAAAGGAATTTTCAGAAAAAACAGGCTTAACTCCATATACAATAAGGTTTTATGAAAAAAAGGATCTGTTTCGTGTAAAAAGGGACGAAAAGAATAGAAGAATATATGATGAAACTGATATTGAATGGATAAAAATGTTAAAAAGATTAAAAGACATGGGAATGAAATTGAGTGAAATTAAGAAATATTCAGATTTACGATATGAAGGGAACGGAACGATAAAAGAAAGAATGAAAATTTTGACAAATCATAAAAAATATATAAACATAGAAATTGAAAAGTGGCAAAAACATTTACAAAATCTTGATGATAAACTTGAGATTTATGAAAATTATTTAAAAAGTATTTTTGAAAAATAA
- a CDS encoding endonuclease — MLTDTNITWGFVLLSPFIIPILILLTFWFFVSKRKFNFLIAFTILSLLFVIYLRFPYDTVNRNSELEISKNFLIKRTLSSDSEHEVYKLVDKTKPEDLILYLDGLSKINNNWIGYIEETDSYEGKYGIKPETYFLINGNKIEYNLDEKTLEKKLNLKEIKLQDAEYFVDKFGSKKEILYQYQLDKTGDLDENISLNLELNKKLETKYKKDKVFYLTFWSGMLFLEIVYLILKNRKKGEKTQKLYI, encoded by the coding sequence ATGCTTACAGATACAAATATAACTTGGGGATTTGTCTTGTTATCCCCTTTTATAATTCCAATATTAATTTTATTAACTTTCTGGTTTTTTGTTTCAAAACGAAAGTTTAATTTTCTTATTGCATTTACAATTTTATCATTATTATTTGTTATATATCTCCGTTTCCCTTATGACACAGTTAATCGTAACAGTGAACTTGAAATATCAAAAAATTTTTTGATAAAGAGAACTTTAAGCTCGGATTCGGAACATGAAGTTTATAAACTTGTAGATAAGACAAAACCTGAGGATTTAATTTTGTATTTAGATGGATTATCTAAAATTAATAATAATTGGATTGGCTATATTGAGGAAACAGATTCTTATGAAGGAAAATACGGTATCAAACCAGAAACATATTTTTTGATTAATGGTAATAAGATTGAGTATAACTTAGATGAGAAAACTTTAGAAAAAAAATTAAATCTAAAAGAAATAAAATTACAGGATGCTGAGTACTTTGTTGATAAATTTGGGAGTAAAAAAGAAATTCTGTATCAATATCAATTAGATAAAACAGGAGATTTAGATGAAAATATTTCTTTAAATTTGGAATTAAATAAAAAATTAGAAACAAAGTATAAGAAAGATAAGGTATTTTATTTGACATTTTGGAGTGGAATGTTATTTTTAGAAATTGTTTATTTGATTTTGAAAAATAGAAAAAAAGGGGAAAAAACACAAAAACTTTATATTTAA
- the gap gene encoding type I glyceraldehyde-3-phosphate dehydrogenase, with translation MAKTRVAINGFGRIGRLALRLMAEQTDKFEVVAINDLTDAKMLAHLFKYDSSQGRFNGTIEVKEGAFVVNGQEIKTFAKANPEELPWGELNVDVVLEATGFFATKEKAELHVKAGAKKVVITAPGGNDVKTVVYNVNHEILDGSETVISGASCTTNCLAPMAKALNDNFGVVTGTMTTIHAYTGDQNTLDAPHRKGDLRRARAAAVNIVPNSTGAAKAIGLVVPELNGKLDGAAQRVPVPTGSLTELVSILNKKVTVEEVNAAMKAASNESFGYTEEQLVSSDIVGIHYGSLFDATQTKIVQNGDTQLVKTVSWYDNEMSYTSQLIRTLGYFASKIAK, from the coding sequence ATGGCAAAAACTAGAGTAGCAATTAATGGATTTGGAAGAATAGGGAGATTAGCATTAAGATTAATGGCTGAACAAACTGATAAATTTGAAGTAGTAGCAATTAATGATTTAACAGATGCTAAAATGTTAGCTCACTTATTCAAATACGACTCTTCTCAAGGAAGATTCAATGGAACAATCGAAGTTAAAGAAGGAGCTTTCGTAGTAAACGGACAAGAAATTAAAACTTTCGCAAAAGCTAACCCTGAAGAATTACCTTGGGGAGAATTAAACGTAGACGTAGTATTAGAAGCTACAGGATTCTTTGCAACTAAAGAAAAAGCTGAATTACACGTTAAAGCAGGAGCTAAAAAAGTAGTTATTACTGCACCTGGTGGAAACGACGTTAAAACAGTAGTTTACAACGTAAACCACGAAATCTTAGATGGTTCAGAAACAGTTATTTCAGGAGCTTCTTGTACAACTAACTGTTTAGCACCAATGGCTAAAGCATTAAATGATAACTTCGGAGTTGTAACTGGAACAATGACAACTATTCACGCTTACACAGGAGATCAAAATACATTAGATGCACCACACAGAAAAGGTGACTTAAGAAGAGCTAGAGCTGCGGCTGTAAATATCGTACCTAACTCAACTGGAGCTGCAAAAGCAATTGGATTAGTAGTACCTGAATTAAACGGAAAATTAGATGGAGCTGCTCAAAGAGTACCTGTTCCAACTGGTTCATTAACTGAATTAGTATCTATTTTAAACAAAAAAGTAACTGTTGAAGAAGTAAATGCAGCTATGAAAGCAGCATCTAACGAATCATTCGGATACACTGAAGAACAATTAGTTTCTTCTGACATCGTTGGAATTCACTATGGATCATTATTTGATGCAACTCAAACTAAAATTGTTCAAAACGGAGATACTCAATTAGTTAAAACAGTATCTTGGTACGACAATGAAATGTCTTATACTTCTCAATTAATCAGAACTTTAGGATATTTCGCAAGCAAAATTGCTAAATAA
- a CDS encoding FUSC family protein, which translates to MIENLKLKKVNAPKDLPLLASLSMAVPILIGLLSNNLKLGMTASLAAILVVYFPLKGSFSEKILMLMGCSFGFISVYTIGLVFSFNTVVSVIVFGITAGIIHWMVSHFKLKPPKDFFFVMICSNAISIPHQPIHKIAENIGYMTFGTLSTCLVVFLYCFIVKKKLNLEKTLNIPHTPQEIRKSIIEAIIFGIFLSIALGVGYFLNLTNPYWVAVACIAVMQGNSTQHVFQRSVQRIVGTLIGVVFCWGILLFEKNPWEICMLIIILQFIVEYLVPRNYGIAMIFITPLTIFLSEAGTLFTKSPFLFAEGRLFNTIIGSLIGIIGGYVVYHEKFRE; encoded by the coding sequence ATGATTGAAAATTTAAAATTAAAAAAAGTAAATGCTCCAAAAGATTTACCATTATTAGCAAGTTTATCAATGGCAGTACCGATATTAATTGGATTATTGTCAAATAATTTAAAATTAGGAATGACAGCTTCATTAGCAGCAATTTTAGTTGTATATTTTCCGTTAAAAGGTTCATTTTCTGAAAAAATCTTAATGCTAATGGGGTGTTCATTTGGATTCATATCAGTTTATACGATTGGATTAGTTTTTAGCTTTAACACGGTAGTTTCGGTTATAGTATTTGGAATAACAGCAGGAATTATTCACTGGATGGTTTCACATTTTAAATTAAAACCTCCAAAAGATTTCTTTTTTGTAATGATATGCTCAAATGCTATTTCAATTCCACATCAACCGATTCACAAAATTGCAGAAAATATAGGTTATATGACTTTTGGAACATTGTCAACATGTTTAGTAGTATTTTTGTATTGTTTCATAGTGAAGAAGAAATTAAATCTAGAAAAAACATTGAATATTCCTCATACTCCGCAAGAAATAAGAAAAAGTATTATTGAAGCAATCATATTTGGAATATTTTTGAGTATAGCTTTAGGAGTGGGATATTTTTTAAATTTGACAAATCCGTATTGGGTAGCAGTAGCTTGTATCGCCGTAATGCAAGGAAATTCAACTCAACATGTTTTCCAAAGAAGTGTTCAAAGAATAGTTGGGACTTTAATAGGAGTCGTTTTTTGCTGGGGAATACTTTTATTTGAAAAAAATCCATGGGAAATATGTATGCTAATAATAATCCTTCAATTTATTGTTGAATATTTAGTTCCAAGAAATTATGGAATAGCAATGATTTTTATAACGCCACTTACAATTTTTTTGTCAGAAGCAGGTACATTATTTACAAAAAGTCCTTTTTTATTTGCCGAAGGGAGACTTTTTAATACGATAATAGGTTCTTTAATAGGGATTATAGGTGGATATGTCGTATATCATGAAAAATTTAGAGAATGA
- a CDS encoding ABC-ATPase domain-containing protein, giving the protein MKNYKELEKILFSMDGKSYSAYKSLKGEYKFPKYVLAIDHVQSDPYAPPSRMRIIMDRKISGIPYELTDTKEKNIAVSDFLTRNFYKEIQKNGNDSSGTGGSGRIFIDKCGQEILERTSVLIKEDKIEVRFEMGMPARGRRIMGKAAQKIIFEQLPKIVEKSIIYDNLKKEALKEQIVLVLDQEYIRKILKEKGLVTFVANDSILPRENGISDKPMKNAVKFKSPEKFEITLNLPSGKEVSGMGIPKGITLIVGGGYHGKSTLLAALERGIYNHVAQDGREFIISETDAVKIRAEDGRNVEKVNISGFINNLPGNKDTIAFSTENASGSTSQAANVAEALEYGTSLLLIDEDTSATNFMIRDGRMQKLVAKEKEPITPFIDRVKELYDNFGVSTILIVGGSGDYFDVANHVITMDEYIPKDVTEKAKKIAKSDENKREFSPNDKFQGITQRIPLKKSFSQSGKLDKTKAKGKYSILYGKELIDISGLEQLVDDSQTNCIAVMIDYFKNKVLDEKLTLSQAANRIYEKIQKDGLDSISSYVGHPGNLALPRKQEFCAAVNRYRKLKIK; this is encoded by the coding sequence ATGAAAAATTATAAAGAGTTAGAAAAAATATTATTTTCAATGGATGGAAAAAGTTATTCAGCGTATAAATCTCTAAAGGGAGAATATAAATTTCCAAAGTATGTTCTTGCAATTGACCATGTCCAATCAGATCCTTACGCTCCGCCTTCAAGAATGCGAATTATAATGGATAGAAAAATTTCAGGAATTCCTTATGAATTAACAGATACAAAGGAGAAAAATATTGCAGTTTCAGATTTTCTTACAAGAAATTTTTACAAGGAAATTCAAAAAAATGGAAATGATAGTTCAGGAACTGGAGGAAGCGGAAGGATTTTTATTGATAAATGTGGGCAAGAAATTTTGGAAAGAACGTCAGTTTTAATAAAGGAAGATAAAATCGAAGTTAGATTTGAAATGGGAATGCCAGCAAGAGGTAGACGAATAATGGGAAAAGCTGCACAAAAAATTATTTTTGAACAGTTACCTAAAATTGTTGAAAAATCTATTATATATGATAATTTGAAGAAAGAAGCCTTAAAAGAGCAAATAGTTTTAGTATTAGACCAAGAATACATAAGAAAAATATTGAAAGAAAAAGGATTAGTAACATTTGTAGCTAACGATTCGATACTTCCACGTGAAAACGGAATTTCAGATAAACCTATGAAAAATGCAGTCAAATTCAAAAGTCCAGAAAAATTTGAAATTACGTTAAATCTTCCTAGTGGAAAAGAAGTATCTGGAATGGGGATTCCAAAAGGAATTACACTAATTGTAGGGGGAGGTTATCACGGGAAATCCACTTTATTAGCAGCTCTCGAACGAGGAATTTATAATCACGTTGCTCAAGATGGACGTGAATTCATAATTTCTGAAACAGATGCAGTAAAAATACGTGCAGAAGATGGAAGAAATGTAGAAAAAGTAAATATCAGCGGATTTATCAACAATTTACCAGGAAATAAAGATACCATAGCCTTTTCAACTGAAAATGCAAGCGGAAGCACTTCACAAGCAGCAAATGTAGCGGAAGCACTAGAATACGGAACTTCTTTACTTTTAATAGATGAAGACACTTCAGCCACAAATTTTATGATTCGTGATGGAAGAATGCAAAAACTTGTTGCAAAGGAAAAAGAACCTATAACGCCATTTATTGATAGAGTAAAAGAACTTTATGACAATTTTGGAGTTTCTACGATATTGATTGTCGGCGGTTCTGGAGATTATTTTGATGTGGCAAATCATGTTATAACGATGGATGAATATATACCAAAAGATGTAACAGAAAAGGCAAAGAAAATTGCAAAATCAGATGAAAATAAGCGAGAATTTTCTCCAAATGATAAATTTCAAGGAATTACACAGCGAATTCCACTCAAAAAAAGTTTTTCACAATCAGGAAAATTAGATAAAACAAAAGCTAAAGGGAAATACAGCATTCTATATGGAAAGGAATTAATCGACATTTCAGGACTGGAGCAACTTGTGGATGACAGCCAAACAAACTGTATTGCCGTAATGATTGACTATTTTAAAAATAAAGTACTAGATGAAAAATTGACACTTTCGCAAGCGGCTAATAGGATTTATGAAAAGATTCAAAAGGATGGACTTGATTCAATTTCTTCGTACGTAGGACATCCAGGAAATTTGGCATTGCCTAGAAAACAGGAATTTTGTGCGGCAGTGAATAGATATAGGAAGTTGAAAATAAAATAG
- a CDS encoding prolyl oligopeptidase family serine peptidase codes for MRTKVLVFVGLFFVSMLGIASELVFKGGELVFKSGYDFNTYSYSLKAKIFDYGQNIVSIEIDTKGQGKDIQNKQIAKGTFKVFAKGTLPKDTGIVLDEKTKSLGTFEVEREIENIYVNDKGKIVINLKYGKDVAGSNTLSYVTGDVSRNVLMNLEYRVEQKKEIKGYKTGFYRQGKVVDEEADKFLATKSKSGVNYQYFKPVNKDDGKKHPLIIWFHGNGEGGYKDYQNNVSQKLANRGAVAFAGDKAQKIFGGAYVVAPQADDTWYNNYSKGYIKSVKAMIDEFASENNVDKNRIYIFGASAGGYMSFRMIIEYPDYFAAFSTSAAALDKAAISGGVATTAQDLMKIRNKPLWMVHAQNDPTISYENTSKRVYDVLSKYGAILSSYPNVKIGETEYNGHWSWIYSLRNMPVNDKGEHLFEWMARQNLKKKFKKSQIMIK; via the coding sequence ATGAGAACTAAAGTATTGGTATTTGTAGGTTTGTTTTTTGTAAGTATGTTAGGAATTGCATCAGAATTAGTTTTTAAAGGTGGAGAATTAGTTTTTAAAAGTGGATATGACTTTAATACATATTCATATTCATTAAAGGCAAAAATATTCGATTATGGGCAGAATATAGTTTCGATTGAAATTGATACAAAAGGGCAAGGGAAAGATATTCAAAATAAACAAATTGCTAAAGGTACATTCAAGGTTTTTGCTAAGGGAACTTTACCAAAAGATACTGGGATTGTGCTTGACGAAAAAACTAAATCTCTTGGGACATTTGAAGTTGAGAGGGAAATTGAGAATATTTATGTGAATGACAAGGGAAAAATTGTTATTAACTTGAAATATGGAAAAGATGTGGCTGGATCAAATACTTTGAGTTATGTTACAGGGGATGTTTCTCGAAATGTATTGATGAACTTGGAGTATAGAGTGGAGCAAAAAAAGGAGATAAAGGGTTATAAAACAGGATTTTATAGACAAGGGAAAGTTGTTGATGAGGAAGCTGATAAATTTTTAGCAACGAAGTCTAAAAGTGGAGTGAATTATCAATATTTTAAACCTGTTAATAAAGATGATGGGAAGAAACATCCGCTTATAATCTGGTTTCATGGAAATGGTGAAGGCGGATACAAGGATTATCAGAATAATGTTTCACAAAAATTGGCAAATCGTGGGGCAGTGGCTTTTGCAGGAGATAAAGCACAAAAGATATTTGGCGGGGCTTATGTTGTGGCACCGCAGGCTGATGACACTTGGTATAACAATTATAGTAAAGGATACATAAAATCAGTAAAGGCTATGATTGATGAATTTGCTTCTGAAAATAATGTTGATAAAAATAGAATTTATATTTTTGGAGCTTCTGCTGGTGGATATATGTCATTTAGAATGATAATCGAGTATCCAGATTATTTTGCGGCATTTAGTACAAGTGCAGCTGCTCTTGATAAAGCGGCTATTTCTGGCGGAGTTGCAACTACTGCGCAGGATTTGATGAAAATAAGAAATAAACCGCTTTGGATGGTTCACGCACAAAATGATCCGACTATTTCCTACGAAAATACAAGTAAAAGAGTTTATGACGTTCTTTCAAAATATGGAGCAATACTTTCCTCTTATCCAAATGTAAAAATTGGTGAAACTGAGTACAATGGACACTGGAGCTGGATTTACAGCCTTAGAAATATGCCTGTGAATGATAAAGGTGAGCATTTATTTGAATGGATGGCAAGACAGAATTTGAAAAAGAAATTCAAAAAATCCCAAATAATGATAAAGTAA